Proteins from a genomic interval of Papaver somniferum cultivar HN1 chromosome 4, ASM357369v1, whole genome shotgun sequence:
- the LOC113272296 gene encoding zinc finger A20 and AN1 domain-containing stress-associated protein 1-like, with protein sequence MDGTTTNMNLCIKCYRDQVKADEQSILAKTAFEKSSNPKKSLTTQAESFVSSDSSVAYESTASPSSASSDSATSTSDGESGAVAKNRYFSCNKKLGLTAVKCKCEPVFCSAPRYPEKHSCEFDYKGVGRETLAKFNPQVKADKIDRF encoded by the coding sequence ATGGATGGAACAACAACGAATATGAACTTATGTATCAAGTGTTATAGGGATCAAGTCAAGGCAGATGAACAATCAATTTTAGCCAAAACGGCTTTCGAGAAATCTTCAAACCCtaagaaatctcttacaacccaAGCAGAATCATTCGTCTCAAGTGATTCTAGTGTTGCATACGAGAGTACGGCTTCGCCAAGTTCAGCATCATCAGATTCAGCAACATCCACTAGTGATGGAGAAAGCGGTGCAGTAGCGAAGAATAGGTATTTTAGTTGTAACAAGAAACTCGGATTGACAGCGGTTAAGTGCAAGTGTGAACCAGTTTTCTGCTCGGCTCCCCGCTACCCGGAGAAGCATTCATGTGAATTCGACTACAAGGGCGTTGGAAGAGAAACACTTGCAAAATTTAATCCTCAAGTCAAGGCGGACAAGATTGATAGATTTTAA
- the LOC113272295 gene encoding zinc finger A20 and AN1 domain-containing stress-associated protein 1-like: MDGTTTNMNLCIKCYRDQVKADEQSILAKTAFEKSSNPKKSLTTQAESFVSSDSSVAYESTASPSSASSDSATSTSDGESGAVAKNRYFSCNKKLGLTAVKCKCEPVFCSAPRYPEKHSCEFDYKGVGRETLAKFNPQVKADKIDRFNPKYYLWDFF; this comes from the coding sequence ATGGATGGAACAACAACGAATATGAACTTATGTATCAAGTGTTATAGGGATCAAGTCAAGGCAGATGAACAATCAATTTTAGCCAAAACGGCTTTCGAGAAATCTTCAAACCCtaagaaatctcttacaacccaAGCAGAATCATTCGTCTCAAGTGATTCTAGTGTTGCATACGAGAGTACGGCTTCGCCAAGTTCAGCATCATCAGATTCAGCAACATCCACTAGTGATGGAGAAAGCGGTGCAGTAGCGAAGAATAGGTATTTTAGTTGTAACAAGAAACTCGGATTGACAGCGGTTAAGTGCAAGTGTGAACCAGTTTTCTGCTCGGCTCCCCGCTACCCGGAGAAGCATTCATGTGAATTCGACTACAAGGGCGTTGGAAGAGAAACACTTGCAAAATTTAATCCTCAAGTCAAGGCGGACAAGATTGATAGATTTAATCCCAAATATTATCTCTGGGATTTCTTTTAA